One genomic window of Agarivorans sp. Alg241-V36 includes the following:
- a CDS encoding undecaprenyl-diphosphate phosphatase: MSTFETIFLALIQGLTEFLPISSSAHLILPSQIFGWDDQGIAFDVAVHVGSLFAVLGYFRKEVWVMLKAWLGSFAGNRSPEAVLAWLIILATIPAVLFGGLFKSMIEEYLRSAYVIATTTIVFGGLLWWADSQAKLVHDEYKIGWKQALFVGVAQAIAIIPGTSRSGITITAGLMLGLTREAAARFSFLMSIPVIVGACVLMGKDMADNPVDIDWSAMSLGILVSFISAYSCIHLFIKWVNKVGMKPFVIYRMLLGITLFAFLALS; encoded by the coding sequence ATGAGTACATTCGAGACCATTTTTTTGGCTTTGATCCAAGGTTTAACCGAGTTTTTACCAATTTCCAGTTCTGCCCATTTAATCTTGCCTTCGCAAATCTTTGGTTGGGATGACCAAGGCATCGCCTTTGACGTAGCCGTGCATGTAGGTAGTTTGTTTGCTGTGCTGGGTTACTTTAGAAAAGAAGTATGGGTAATGTTAAAGGCTTGGCTAGGCTCTTTTGCCGGTAATCGCAGCCCCGAAGCCGTGCTAGCGTGGCTAATTATACTGGCCACCATTCCTGCGGTATTGTTTGGCGGCTTATTTAAATCGATGATTGAAGAGTACTTGCGTTCTGCTTACGTAATTGCAACCACCACCATCGTGTTTGGTGGTTTGTTATGGTGGGCAGACTCTCAAGCGAAGCTGGTGCACGACGAATATAAAATTGGCTGGAAACAAGCTCTGTTTGTGGGTGTTGCCCAAGCCATTGCGATTATTCCTGGTACCTCGCGTAGCGGGATAACCATTACCGCCGGCTTAATGTTAGGGCTTACCCGTGAAGCAGCTGCTCGCTTTTCCTTCTTAATGTCTATTCCGGTTATTGTTGGCGCGTGTGTACTTATGGGTAAAGACATGGCTGATAATCCGGTTGATATTGATTGGTCTGCTATGTCGCTAGGTATATTGGTGTCGTTTATCAGCGCTTATTCTTGTATTCACCTGTTTATTAAGTGGGTGAACAAGGTTGGCATGAAGCCATTTGTTATCTACCGCATGTTACTGGGTATTACCTTATTTGCCTTTTTGGCCTTAAGTTAA
- the folK gene encoding 2-amino-4-hydroxy-6-hydroxymethyldihydropteridine diphosphokinase, whose amino-acid sequence MADIFVGIGSNIEREQYIRQGVAALREQFGELSLSPVYESPALGFDGPAFYNLVAKFTSPLSLQAVFEAIKRIEFEHGRAMDAQKYSSRTLDIDILLYNHLVVDSPCVLPRAEISKSAFVLKPLADIAGELIHPTLHQTYTQLWQDFDHSSQALTLVESFNF is encoded by the coding sequence ATGGCCGATATCTTTGTAGGTATTGGCAGTAACATTGAGCGCGAACAATATATTCGTCAGGGAGTGGCGGCCTTACGCGAGCAGTTTGGTGAGTTAAGCCTAAGCCCTGTTTATGAAAGCCCAGCCTTGGGTTTTGATGGGCCTGCGTTTTACAATTTAGTGGCTAAATTTACCAGCCCCTTATCGTTGCAAGCGGTTTTTGAGGCGATCAAACGGATTGAATTTGAACATGGGCGAGCAATGGATGCACAAAAGTACTCGTCACGAACGCTAGATATCGATATCCTTTTATATAACCACTTAGTGGTAGATTCACCCTGTGTACTACCCAGAGCCGAGATAAGTAAGAGTGCTTTTGTATTAAAGCCGCTGGCAGATATTGCTGGCGAACTGATACATCCAACACTTCATCAAACTTACACGCAACTATGGCAAGATTTTGATCATAGTAGCCAAGCGCTCACTCTTGTAGAGAGTTTCAATTTTTAA
- the folB gene encoding dihydroneopterin aldolase, with the protein MDKVFIKDLTVLATIGAYEWEKEIKQKLLIDLEMAWDNKPAAQSDDLSLALDYASVSQAVSDLVTGQAHELVETVAEKVASLVIQQFSVPWLKVTINKPGAVPFASNVGVQIEREQKDYLS; encoded by the coding sequence ATGGATAAAGTATTTATTAAAGATCTCACCGTATTAGCCACCATCGGCGCTTACGAGTGGGAAAAAGAGATTAAGCAAAAGTTGCTTATCGATCTAGAAATGGCGTGGGATAACAAGCCTGCCGCCCAAAGCGACGATCTGTCACTTGCCTTGGATTATGCTTCGGTAAGCCAAGCGGTTAGCGACTTAGTCACTGGGCAAGCCCACGAGTTAGTTGAAACGGTAGCCGAAAAAGTGGCGAGTTTGGTGATTCAACAGTTTTCAGTGCCGTGGCTAAAAGTCACTATTAATAAGCCTGGTGCGGTGCCTTTTGCTAGCAATGTAGGTGTACAAATCGAGCGCGAGCAAAAGGATTACCTTTCGTAA
- the plsY gene encoding glycerol-3-phosphate 1-O-acyltransferase PlsY: MGLLGLFFITAAYLLGSISSAVLICRIYRLPDPRQHGSNNPGATNVYRIGGKIPAALVLLCDLLKGMMPVWLGYYAGLAPIVLGFVGIAACLGHMYPIFFHFEGGKGVATALGGVLPIGLDLAALLIVTWIITLKLRGYSSLAAIVSVSLAPLYTWLIKPEYTLPVAMLACLIIIRHQSNISRLRNHTESKVVNKDQ; the protein is encoded by the coding sequence ATGGGTTTACTCGGTTTATTTTTTATTACGGCGGCTTATTTGCTGGGTTCTATATCCAGCGCCGTACTAATATGCCGAATTTATCGCTTGCCCGACCCCCGCCAACACGGCTCAAACAATCCCGGCGCCACCAACGTTTACCGCATCGGCGGCAAAATTCCTGCAGCATTAGTACTATTGTGCGACCTACTAAAAGGCATGATGCCAGTATGGTTGGGCTATTATGCTGGCCTTGCTCCGATTGTGTTGGGCTTTGTAGGTATAGCAGCATGTTTGGGCCACATGTACCCCATTTTCTTTCACTTTGAAGGCGGGAAAGGCGTAGCTACCGCCTTAGGCGGCGTACTGCCCATTGGCTTAGACTTAGCAGCTTTACTAATAGTCACCTGGATTATTACCTTAAAACTGCGTGGCTATTCCTCTTTGGCCGCCATCGTGAGCGTAAGCCTCGCGCCTTTATATACTTGGCTCATTAAACCAGAGTACACCTTGCCAGTCGCCATGCTGGCCTGCCTGATTATTATCCGCCACCAAAGCAACATTAGTCGCCTGCGCAACCACACCGAAAGCAAAGTAGTAAACAAAGACCAATAA
- the tsaD gene encoding tRNA (adenosine(37)-N6)-threonylcarbamoyltransferase complex transferase subunit TsaD encodes MRVLGIETSCDETGVAIYDDQQGLLADVLYSQVKLHADYGGVVPELASRDHIRKTIPLVKEAMAKANCSPEDIDAVTYTAGPGLVGALLVGSLTARSIAMAWNKPAVPVHHMEGHLLAPMLEDNPPEFPFLALLVSGGHTLLVEVDGIGEYQILGESIDDAAGEAFDKTAKLLGLDYPGGPALSRLAEKGTPGRFTFPRPMTDRPGLDMSFSGLKTFAKNTIDAEGKDEQTQADIALAFQQALVETLIIKCRRALKQTGLKRLVIAGGVSANKSLREQLGELLESRGGKVFYPRPEFCTDNGAMIAYAGMQRFKAGQTEGLSVKAMPRWPLDELPPAKVI; translated from the coding sequence ATGCGTGTACTAGGTATTGAAACGTCGTGTGATGAAACGGGCGTGGCCATTTATGATGACCAACAAGGTTTATTGGCCGATGTTCTTTACAGCCAGGTTAAACTGCATGCCGATTATGGTGGTGTAGTGCCCGAGTTAGCCTCGCGTGATCATATTCGTAAAACGATTCCGCTAGTAAAAGAAGCAATGGCTAAGGCTAATTGCAGCCCCGAAGATATTGATGCAGTTACTTACACAGCTGGCCCAGGTTTAGTGGGGGCTTTGTTAGTGGGTTCGCTTACGGCGCGCAGTATTGCCATGGCATGGAACAAGCCTGCTGTGCCGGTTCATCATATGGAAGGGCACTTATTGGCCCCAATGCTGGAAGACAATCCACCGGAATTTCCTTTTTTAGCGCTGTTGGTATCAGGTGGCCATACACTGTTAGTTGAAGTAGACGGGATTGGTGAATACCAAATTCTTGGTGAATCTATTGATGATGCCGCCGGTGAAGCTTTTGATAAAACTGCCAAACTACTTGGTTTAGATTATCCCGGTGGCCCTGCTTTAAGCCGTTTGGCAGAAAAGGGCACTCCAGGTCGCTTTACGTTCCCAAGGCCAATGACCGATCGACCCGGTTTAGACATGAGTTTTTCTGGCCTTAAAACCTTTGCTAAAAACACCATTGATGCAGAAGGTAAAGATGAGCAAACTCAGGCTGATATTGCCTTGGCGTTTCAACAAGCCTTAGTAGAAACTTTGATCATTAAGTGCCGTCGCGCCTTAAAGCAAACTGGCTTGAAGCGTTTAGTGATTGCTGGCGGGGTGAGTGCCAATAAGTCACTGCGTGAGCAGCTAGGTGAATTGCTGGAGTCTCGAGGTGGAAAAGTGTTTTATCCTCGTCCAGAATTTTGTACCGACAACGGTGCTATGATTGCCTACGCGGGCATGCAGCGTTTTAAGGCAGGGCAAACTGAGGGCTTGTCGGTGAAAGCTATGCCTCGTTGGCCGCTTGATGAGCTGCCGCCGGCTAAAGTGATCTAG
- the rpsU gene encoding 30S ribosomal protein S21 — protein sequence MPIVKVRENEPFDVALRRFKRSCEKAGILSEVRRREFYEKPTTARKRAKASAVKRHAKKLARENARRVRLY from the coding sequence ATGCCAATCGTTAAAGTACGTGAAAACGAACCATTTGACGTAGCTCTACGTCGTTTCAAGCGCTCTTGCGAGAAAGCAGGTATTCTTTCTGAAGTTCGCCGTCGCGAGTTTTATGAAAAACCAACTACAGCTCGTAAACGTGCTAAAGCGTCTGCAGTTAAGCGTCACGCTAAGAAATTGGCTCGTGAAAACGCACGTCGCGTTCGCTTGTACTAA
- a CDS encoding GatB/YqeY domain-containing protein encodes MSLKATLQDEQKAAMRAKDKFRLGTLRMLLAAVKQVEIDERITLDDDQILSIIVKQVKQRKDAAEQFTAAERQDLADKELAEIEILEAFLPQALSEQEVASLIEAAIAQTGAAGMQDMGKVMGILKPQVQGRADMGAISTAVRSKLA; translated from the coding sequence ATGTCATTAAAAGCAACCTTACAAGATGAGCAAAAAGCAGCAATGCGTGCTAAAGACAAATTTCGTCTTGGCACCTTACGCATGTTGCTTGCGGCAGTTAAGCAGGTAGAAATTGACGAGCGTATTACTTTAGATGATGACCAGATCCTGAGCATCATTGTTAAACAAGTAAAACAGCGTAAAGACGCAGCTGAACAATTTACAGCTGCCGAGCGTCAAGACTTAGCTGATAAAGAACTTGCCGAGATTGAAATCTTGGAAGCGTTCCTTCCTCAAGCGCTTAGCGAACAAGAAGTGGCTTCGTTAATCGAAGCAGCTATTGCTCAAACAGGCGCTGCAGGAATGCAAGATATGGGTAAAGTGATGGGCATCCTGAAACCTCAGGTACAAGGCCGTGCAGACATGGGTGCTATTAGCACCGCTGTTCGCAGTAAACTAGCCTAA
- the dnaG gene encoding DNA primase, translated as MAGRIPQQFIDDLLARTDIVSLIDQRVRLKKTGKNYSACCPFHNEKSPSFTVSQDKQFYHCFGCGAHGNAISFLMEYDKLEFVDAIEDLASQMGVEVERENSNNSKFDKVKSQQQRQASKDLYELIGHASRFFQQQLRVNPNKQQVIDYLKSRGLSGEVVQRFSIGYAPDEWDALGKALGGSKQASQQLVDAGLSIENDKGRRYDRFRDRVMFPIRDKRGRYIGFGGRVFGDGTPKYLNSPETSVFHKGRELYGLYEVRQAHKQVPQILVVEGYMDVVSLAQFDIDYAVASLGTSTTPEHLQTLFRASEQIICCYDGDRAGRDAAWRALENALPHLRDNVELKFMFLPDGEDPDTLVRQEGKDGFEQRMRDAMPLSRFLFERLSQEIDVTTDAGKSHLAARASELIKPVQAEFYREMLKGELAKWLRWDSNRLNKFFAASDPKPQNNQANTLKITPMRKAIAMILQRPEIANELPPSEQLKQVNIKGMPLLLALISEIHKKPEITTGQLIERWREQPEQKHLSALAGYNLEIDESGYPDELQDIIASFVEQLLLQRYEQLNVKSLQGTLSVEEKYEMQQLVVELKP; from the coding sequence ATGGCTGGAAGAATACCGCAACAGTTTATCGATGATTTATTGGCTCGTACCGATATCGTAAGCCTTATCGATCAACGTGTGCGCTTAAAAAAAACCGGCAAAAACTATTCAGCATGCTGCCCCTTTCATAATGAAAAATCTCCCTCATTTACCGTAAGCCAAGACAAACAGTTTTATCACTGCTTTGGTTGTGGTGCTCATGGTAATGCCATCAGCTTTTTAATGGAGTACGACAAACTTGAGTTTGTAGACGCCATTGAAGATCTCGCCAGCCAAATGGGCGTAGAAGTAGAGCGTGAGAACAGCAACAACAGTAAATTTGATAAAGTCAAAAGCCAGCAACAGCGCCAAGCCAGTAAAGACTTATACGAGCTAATTGGCCATGCTAGCCGCTTTTTTCAACAGCAGTTACGGGTTAACCCAAACAAACAACAGGTTATCGACTACCTAAAAAGCCGCGGCTTAAGTGGCGAAGTAGTACAGCGCTTCTCCATTGGTTACGCGCCCGATGAGTGGGACGCGCTAGGCAAAGCCCTAGGCGGCTCTAAGCAAGCTAGTCAACAGTTAGTCGATGCCGGATTATCCATAGAAAACGACAAAGGCCGCCGCTACGACCGCTTTCGTGACAGGGTCATGTTCCCTATTCGTGATAAACGTGGCCGCTATATTGGCTTTGGTGGGCGGGTATTTGGCGACGGCACACCTAAATACTTAAACTCTCCAGAGACTAGCGTATTCCATAAAGGACGCGAGCTTTACGGCCTTTACGAAGTGCGCCAAGCGCACAAACAAGTACCTCAAATTTTGGTGGTTGAAGGCTATATGGATGTGGTGTCATTAGCCCAGTTTGATATTGATTACGCGGTTGCCTCGCTAGGTACCTCTACTACGCCAGAACACTTGCAAACGCTATTTAGAGCCAGCGAGCAAATCATTTGCTGTTATGACGGCGACCGAGCTGGCCGCGACGCCGCATGGCGCGCCCTAGAAAATGCCCTACCGCATTTACGCGACAACGTAGAACTTAAGTTTATGTTTTTACCCGACGGTGAAGACCCAGACACCCTAGTTCGCCAAGAAGGTAAAGACGGCTTTGAACAGCGCATGCGTGACGCCATGCCGCTCTCTCGATTCCTATTTGAACGCCTAAGCCAAGAAATAGACGTCACTACAGATGCGGGGAAAAGCCACTTGGCAGCCCGCGCTTCTGAGCTAATTAAACCGGTTCAGGCTGAATTTTATCGCGAAATGCTCAAGGGCGAATTGGCTAAATGGTTGCGCTGGGATAGTAACCGCTTAAATAAGTTTTTTGCCGCAAGCGACCCCAAGCCCCAAAACAATCAGGCCAACACACTCAAAATCACCCCAATGCGTAAAGCCATTGCGATGATTTTGCAACGTCCTGAGATTGCCAATGAATTACCGCCATCAGAGCAGCTTAAGCAAGTTAACATTAAAGGCATGCCACTGTTATTGGCACTGATTAGCGAAATACACAAGAAACCCGAGATTACCACCGGCCAGCTAATTGAACGCTGGCGCGAACAACCTGAGCAAAAGCACTTAAGTGCATTGGCAGGCTATAATTTAGAAATTGACGAATCAGGCTACCCAGACGAGCTGCAAGATATTATTGCCAGTTTTGTGGAGCAACTGCTACTGCAGCGTTACGAGCAACTCAATGTTAAGTCACTACAAGGCACACTTAGCGTTGAGGAGAAATATGAAATGCAGCAATTGGTAGTGGAATTAAAGCCTTAA
- the rpoD gene encoding RNA polymerase sigma factor RpoD encodes MEQTPQSQLKLLLAKGKEQGYLTYAEVNDHLPADIVDSDQVEDIIQMINDMGIQVHENAPDADDLLLAENTTDEDAAEAAAQALATVESELGRTTDPVRMYMREMGTVELLTREGEIDIAKRIEEGINEVQRSVSEYPETISILLEMYDQYQAEELKISDIVNSFIDEDEVAEAAPTATHIGSELEEKDLEDEDEDEDEEEEDTGLDPELVKERFDTLRDQYEKTHAAIEKHGRMSARATKEIFELSEIFHTFRLVPKLFDKLVASMRTMMERVRTQERLILKLCVEQGKMPKQAFVKAFSKDETNEEWFNEHKTSAKDYAPALMAVDEEVRRCIFKLKSVEEETGLTINNIKDINRRMSIGEAKARRAKKEMVEANLRLVISIAKKYTNRGLQFLDLIQEGNIGLMKAVDKFEYRRGYKFSTYATWWIRQAITRSIADQARTIRIPVHMIETINKLNRISRQMLQEMGREPTPEELAERMLMPEDKIRKVLKIAKEPISMETPIGDDEDSHLGDFIEDTTLSMPVDAATGENLKFATQEVLAGLTPREAKVLRMRFGIGMNTDHTLEEVGKQFDVTRERIRQIEAKALRKLRHPSRSEQLRSFLDE; translated from the coding sequence ATGGAACAAACCCCACAGTCTCAACTCAAACTCCTTCTCGCAAAAGGTAAAGAGCAAGGCTACTTAACTTATGCAGAGGTAAACGACCATTTACCTGCTGATATCGTAGATTCCGATCAAGTTGAAGATATCATTCAAATGATCAACGACATGGGTATTCAGGTACATGAAAATGCACCCGATGCCGATGACTTATTGTTGGCCGAAAATACTACCGATGAAGACGCCGCCGAAGCGGCAGCCCAAGCACTTGCTACGGTAGAGTCAGAATTAGGCCGCACCACCGACCCAGTACGTATGTACATGCGTGAAATGGGTACCGTTGAACTACTTACTCGCGAAGGCGAAATCGACATTGCCAAGCGCATTGAAGAAGGTATTAACGAAGTTCAACGTAGTGTTTCTGAATACCCAGAAACCATCTCTATCCTGCTTGAAATGTACGACCAGTACCAAGCAGAAGAACTAAAAATTAGCGATATTGTAAACAGCTTCATCGACGAAGACGAAGTAGCCGAAGCCGCACCTACAGCGACTCACATCGGCTCAGAGCTTGAAGAAAAAGATCTTGAAGACGAAGACGAAGATGAAGACGAGGAAGAAGAAGACACTGGCCTTGATCCAGAGCTGGTAAAAGAGCGCTTCGACACCCTACGTGATCAATACGAAAAAACTCACGCAGCTATTGAAAAGCACGGCCGTATGTCTGCCCGTGCAACCAAAGAGATTTTTGAACTAAGCGAAATTTTCCATACTTTCCGCCTAGTACCAAAACTGTTCGACAAGCTAGTAGCCAGCATGCGTACCATGATGGAACGTGTGCGTACTCAAGAACGCCTAATTCTTAAGTTGTGTGTAGAGCAAGGCAAAATGCCAAAACAAGCATTTGTAAAAGCCTTCTCTAAAGACGAAACAAACGAAGAATGGTTTAACGAGCACAAAACCTCTGCTAAAGACTACGCACCTGCGTTGATGGCCGTAGACGAAGAAGTTCGCCGTTGTATCTTCAAGCTGAAAAGTGTTGAAGAAGAAACTGGCCTAACCATTAACAACATTAAAGACATCAACCGTCGTATGAGCATTGGTGAAGCAAAAGCTCGCCGTGCCAAGAAAGAAATGGTTGAAGCTAACTTACGTTTGGTAATTTCTATTGCGAAGAAATACACCAACCGTGGTTTGCAGTTCTTAGACCTTATCCAAGAAGGTAACATTGGCCTAATGAAGGCCGTAGATAAGTTTGAATACCGTCGTGGTTACAAATTCTCTACTTACGCTACTTGGTGGATCCGTCAGGCAATTACTCGTTCTATTGCAGACCAGGCACGTACTATTCGTATCCCTGTGCACATGATAGAAACCATTAACAAGCTAAACCGTATTAGCCGCCAAATGCTTCAGGAAATGGGTCGTGAGCCTACTCCAGAAGAACTGGCAGAGCGCATGTTAATGCCAGAAGACAAGATCCGTAAGGTGCTTAAAATTGCTAAAGAGCCAATCTCCATGGAAACACCAATTGGTGATGATGAAGATTCGCACTTAGGTGACTTTATTGAGGATACCACCCTGTCGATGCCAGTAGATGCAGCAACAGGCGAAAACCTCAAGTTTGCCACGCAAGAAGTACTAGCCGGCCTAACCCCGCGTGAAGCCAAAGTACTACGCATGCGTTTTGGTATAGGTATGAACACCGACCATACACTTGAAGAAGTAGGCAAACAGTTTGACGTAACCCGTGAGCGTATTCGTCAAATTGAGGCAAAAGCACTGCGTAAGCTTCGTCACCCATCTCGTTCTGAGCAGCTACGTAGCTTCTTAGACGAATAG
- a CDS encoding helix-turn-helix domain-containing protein produces the protein MKENSFGTQILARAGFSTGEKLTPAQAADILSVQVSTLATWRCNKRYTLQYMKVGGRIYYPAEAVIAHLDSQTRQC, from the coding sequence TTGAAAGAAAATTCATTTGGTACTCAAATATTGGCTAGAGCTGGCTTCTCAACGGGCGAAAAACTCACACCGGCACAAGCAGCTGACATCTTGTCTGTACAAGTGAGCACTTTGGCTACTTGGCGCTGCAACAAACGTTATACGTTGCAGTACATGAAGGTTGGCGGGCGCATCTACTACCCAGCAGAGGCTGTCATTGCTCACCTTGATAGCCAAACCAGGCAATGTTAA
- a CDS encoding helix-turn-helix domain-containing protein, with translation MHYCRQAFIQDTYSAQAARVLSVRISTLANWRCAKCYDLHYLKVGSRIYYPADALIAFLDRQTR, from the coding sequence ATGCATTACTGTCGGCAGGCTTTCATTCAGGACACATACTCAGCGCAGGCAGCTAGGGTTTTATCGGTTCGTATAAGTACCTTAGCCAATTGGCGATGTGCAAAATGCTATGACTTGCACTACTTGAAAGTGGGGTCGCGGATCTATTATCCCGCTGATGCACTTATCGCATTTCTGGATAGGCAAACTCGATGA
- a CDS encoding mobile mystery protein B produces MIISNEPEGATPLDPDDMEGLKHPHVTTREQLNELEQSNILAGQQWVTGIFSDLTQDSIFSVEFVLALHENLFGDVWRWAGTIRNKELSIGCDPFQIRPNLHNFLEDAKCWVEFKHFSSLELSARIQHKLVEIHPFPNGNGRHSRVFTDVVRLVLLEEPQLNWAEGNLEKVSEERKAYISCLKEADKGDFSSFVKYLENLGN; encoded by the coding sequence TTGATCATCAGCAATGAGCCAGAAGGTGCTACACCTCTTGATCCAGATGATATGGAAGGGTTGAAACACCCACACGTAACAACAAGAGAGCAACTTAACGAACTTGAACAGTCCAATATATTGGCAGGGCAACAATGGGTTACTGGAATCTTCTCTGACCTAACACAGGATTCTATTTTCTCAGTTGAATTCGTCCTTGCCCTCCATGAAAACCTATTTGGTGATGTCTGGAGATGGGCGGGGACCATTAGAAACAAAGAGTTAAGCATTGGCTGCGATCCCTTCCAAATCAGGCCTAATCTCCACAACTTTCTAGAAGACGCTAAGTGTTGGGTAGAGTTCAAGCATTTCTCAAGCCTAGAGCTCAGTGCTCGTATACAACACAAGCTTGTTGAAATTCACCCTTTCCCAAATGGGAATGGCAGGCACTCGCGTGTATTTACCGACGTAGTTCGTCTAGTTCTACTAGAAGAGCCACAGCTTAATTGGGCTGAAGGCAATTTAGAGAAAGTGAGCGAAGAGCGAAAAGCTTATATCTCTTGCCTTAAGGAAGCAGACAAAGGTGATTTTTCTTCGTTCGTTAAGTACCTAGAGAACCTTGGTAACTAA
- a CDS encoding mobile mystery protein A — protein sequence MASVIENEVTMYSFQSSSYKQQPVKKTVLRQYRELVDAVKETLLPSTPKEGWIRTVRKALDMSGAQLADRAGMTRNRVSVLERREADGDITLNQLKQLAEALDCDFSYTLKPKKAISETIQERALEIAKIEVKKASKNMFLEAQSINKEKENILISELAGEIMRAGGRKLWVKNKEDKVI from the coding sequence ATGGCGTCAGTAATAGAAAACGAGGTTACTATGTACTCTTTTCAAAGCAGCTCGTACAAGCAACAACCCGTTAAGAAAACGGTTTTAAGACAGTACAGAGAACTGGTTGATGCAGTTAAGGAAACACTATTACCCTCAACACCTAAAGAGGGCTGGATTAGAACGGTAAGAAAGGCTCTTGATATGTCAGGCGCCCAGCTAGCAGATAGGGCCGGCATGACCAGAAATAGAGTTTCAGTCCTTGAAAGGCGAGAGGCTGATGGCGATATCACTCTAAATCAGTTAAAGCAACTAGCTGAAGCTCTAGACTGTGACTTCTCATATACTCTAAAACCGAAAAAGGCAATCTCTGAAACAATACAAGAACGTGCACTTGAGATTGCGAAAATAGAAGTAAAGAAAGCATCTAAAAATATGTTTCTAGAGGCGCAATCAATTAACAAAGAGAAAGAAAACATATTAATAAGTGAACTAGCCGGAGAAATTATGCGTGCCGGTGGACGAAAGCTATGGGTTAAGAATAAGGAAGATAAAGTAATTTGA
- a CDS encoding type II toxin-antitoxin system HipA family toxin — MDRVFRKNDHNPKEVTALERLAYLGDRCMGALSYEPELDLLDESKESIDIIALGRAAIEELEGTESALLEHLMNTGGSGGARPKMNVTRLLNGQYSTLDDSPGTKLIVKLTSEKFDLKHSESLVEYCYMQMARNVGIEVPDFDLIDVGNGRFWLEQERFDCTEQGGRVHMISACGLLDAPFREPSLDYVDLVKATRIMCSVTESQKLIKRCMFNYLTVNQDDHSKNFSFLASDTDSWTLSPFYDIVYSPNPYKDRWQWANAKERTRPVSCSVGFVFKESNNGYG; from the coding sequence ATGGATCGTGTATTTAGAAAGAACGATCATAACCCAAAGGAAGTTACCGCCCTAGAGCGTTTGGCATACCTGGGGGACAGATGTATGGGGGCGTTGAGCTATGAGCCAGAATTAGATTTACTTGATGAGTCAAAGGAGTCGATTGATATCATTGCCCTTGGACGAGCTGCGATTGAAGAGCTTGAAGGCACCGAGTCTGCTTTGCTTGAGCACTTGATGAATACTGGTGGTTCGGGTGGTGCTAGGCCCAAAATGAACGTTACACGTTTATTAAATGGGCAATATTCAACATTAGATGACTCACCAGGAACAAAGCTCATCGTAAAGCTTACATCTGAAAAGTTTGACTTGAAGCACTCTGAATCATTAGTCGAATATTGCTACATGCAGATGGCCCGTAATGTAGGTATTGAGGTTCCTGACTTTGATTTGATAGATGTGGGTAATGGACGATTCTGGCTAGAACAGGAACGATTTGATTGCACCGAGCAAGGCGGCCGAGTCCACATGATTTCAGCGTGTGGGTTGTTAGATGCACCGTTTCGAGAGCCTTCTTTGGACTATGTGGATTTAGTTAAAGCTACGCGCATTATGTGTAGTGTCACTGAATCTCAGAAACTTATTAAGCGCTGCATGTTTAACTACTTAACTGTTAACCAAGATGATCACAGCAAGAACTTCAGTTTCCTTGCCAGTGACACCGATAGCTGGACTCTATCGCCTTTCTACGACATTGTTTACAGCCCTAACCCTTACAAAGATCGGTGGCAATGGGCGAACGCTAAAGAGCGCACTAGACCAGTTAGCTGCTCAGTCGGGTTTGTCTTCAAAGAAAGCAATAATGGTTATGGTTGA
- a CDS encoding helix-turn-helix transcriptional regulator, with protein MLSLYTAYDLQMELKEFIKSARKKDKLSVQKMAELSGVPYATIRKFESSGNISLRQFLMLYEAVGDLKKVKELTKSSEPEFKSIEDVLRHA; from the coding sequence ATGTTATCTCTTTATACCGCTTATGATTTGCAGATGGAACTCAAAGAGTTTATCAAGTCTGCTCGGAAAAAAGATAAACTTAGTGTTCAAAAGATGGCCGAACTCTCAGGCGTACCTTACGCGACGATCCGAAAGTTTGAGTCATCTGGCAACATCTCATTACGTCAGTTCCTCATGCTTTATGAGGCAGTCGGAGACTTGAAAAAAGTGAAAGAGTTGACCAAGTCGTCCGAGCCTGAATTTAAGTCAATTGAGGATGTGCTTCGACATGCTTAA